A stretch of Rubinisphaera margarita DNA encodes these proteins:
- a CDS encoding PhoH family protein, with amino-acid sequence MIDQASLLEYSSPARISNPKVFVLDTNVILHDAGCIHKFEENDIAIPMTVLEELDRFKKGNDDIHFQARQFLRTLDDLTGDVLSSAGASLGPGLGRIRVILGGPAHSRLKDVLTQDVPDHRILNSALEVLDQETRRPVILITKDTNLRMKAKAVGLVAQDYSNDKVESFDKLYTGKRLIEGVDSAEVDRFYTGSGTVPAADAQLPIELPLAHENFIIRNGSKSVLATYDPTNQSYHRVEKHTTYGITPRNAEQAFAIRALLSDDIKLVTLAGKAGSGKTLLALAAALEQRQNYRQILLARPIVPLSNRDIGYLPGDVSAKLDPYMQPLFDNLTVIRHENRQSDAGDKIQELLETKKLEITPLAYIRGRSLQRIFFIVDEAQNLTPHEIKTIITRAGEGTKIVFTGDIHQIDHPYLDALSNGFSYLINRMVGQPLYAHITLEKGERSALAELASDLL; translated from the coding sequence ATGATTGATCAGGCTTCGCTTCTCGAGTATTCGTCCCCGGCCCGTATCTCCAATCCAAAGGTCTTCGTTCTCGACACCAATGTGATCCTGCACGACGCGGGTTGCATTCACAAGTTCGAGGAAAACGATATCGCGATCCCGATGACCGTGCTCGAAGAGCTCGACCGGTTCAAAAAGGGAAATGACGATATCCATTTCCAGGCCCGACAGTTTCTCCGGACACTTGATGATCTGACCGGAGACGTCCTTTCTTCAGCGGGGGCCTCGCTTGGTCCCGGACTCGGCCGGATCCGCGTTATTCTCGGCGGACCTGCCCATTCCCGTCTGAAAGATGTCCTGACCCAGGACGTTCCCGACCATCGCATTCTCAACTCCGCTCTCGAGGTGCTCGATCAGGAAACCCGACGCCCGGTCATTCTAATCACCAAAGACACCAACCTGAGGATGAAAGCCAAGGCCGTCGGCCTGGTCGCTCAGGATTACAGCAACGATAAAGTCGAGAGCTTCGACAAACTCTACACCGGCAAGCGACTGATCGAAGGGGTCGACTCGGCTGAAGTCGACCGGTTCTACACCGGCTCCGGAACCGTCCCGGCTGCAGACGCTCAGCTGCCGATCGAACTGCCCCTGGCCCACGAGAATTTCATTATCCGGAATGGGTCCAAGTCGGTCCTGGCCACTTACGATCCGACGAATCAGTCGTATCATCGGGTCGAGAAGCACACCACGTACGGGATCACGCCTCGAAACGCCGAACAGGCCTTCGCCATCCGGGCGCTGCTCAGCGACGACATCAAACTCGTGACGCTCGCCGGCAAAGCCGGTTCCGGTAAGACGTTGCTTGCTCTTGCCGCGGCTCTGGAACAACGGCAGAACTACCGGCAGATTCTGCTGGCCCGGCCGATCGTCCCGCTCAGCAATCGGGATATCGGCTACCTGCCCGGCGATGTTTCCGCCAAGCTCGATCCGTACATGCAACCGCTCTTCGACAACCTTACCGTGATTCGACATGAAAACCGGCAGTCGGATGCCGGCGACAAAATTCAGGAACTGCTCGAGACCAAGAAGCTCGAAATCACGCCGCTGGCTTACATCCGTGGTCGCAGCCTGCAGAGGATCTTCTTCATCGTCGATGAAGCGCAGAACCTGACGCCGCACGAGATCAAGACGATCATCACCCGAGCTGGCGAAGGAACGAAGATTGTCTTCACTGGTGACATCCACCAGATCGACCATCCCTATCTCGACGCTCTGTCAAACGGCTTCAGTTATCTAATCAACCGCATGGTCGGTCAGCCGCTGTATGCCCACATCACCCTCGAAAAGGGAGAACGCAGCGCCCTGGCCGAACTCGCCAGCGACCTGCTCTGA
- a CDS encoding DUF1501 domain-containing protein, giving the protein MSPIHDSMWNPTRRYFLQQSGIGLGAAALSSLFPGSAAANSDGEVNPLAVRDPHFTPKAKRVIYLHMTGSPPNLDLFDYKPELVRRNGEDCPQSFLEGKRFAFTTGVPTLLGTPQKFKQVGESGTWMSEAIPHLHEVADEMCLIHSMTTDQFNHAPAELLLYTGAAQSGRPSMGSWITYGLGSESENLPGFVVLISSGVQPNGGNKSFGSGFLPSVFQGVQCRSQGDPVLFVSNPEGMDRNVRRMSLDALRDLNELQAERLGHPETQTRIAQYELAFRMQVSVPEVMDIGSETKETLEAYGAEPGASSLANNCLLARRLVESGVRFVQLFDWGWDYHGTSAGSGIGDGLKDKCKTMDKPVAALIKDLKQRGLLEDTLVVWGGEFGRTPFREGRTAKSKILGRDHYPDCYTMWMAGGGVKPGYNHGQTDELGFGVTENKVHIHDFQATILHLLGFNHERLTYRFQGRDYRLTDVHGHVVKDILA; this is encoded by the coding sequence ATGTCTCCGATTCACGATTCAATGTGGAACCCTACGCGACGCTACTTCCTGCAGCAGTCCGGCATCGGGCTCGGTGCGGCTGCCCTGTCGTCGCTCTTCCCCGGTTCAGCCGCAGCCAATTCCGATGGCGAGGTCAATCCACTCGCCGTTAGAGATCCGCACTTTACGCCCAAGGCGAAGCGGGTCATCTACCTGCATATGACCGGCTCCCCGCCGAACCTCGACCTGTTCGACTACAAGCCGGAACTGGTCCGCCGCAATGGGGAAGACTGCCCGCAGTCGTTCCTCGAAGGCAAGCGATTCGCGTTCACGACCGGCGTGCCCACGCTGCTCGGAACGCCGCAGAAGTTCAAGCAGGTCGGCGAATCGGGCACGTGGATGTCGGAAGCGATTCCGCATCTGCACGAAGTTGCCGACGAGATGTGCCTGATCCATTCGATGACGACCGACCAGTTCAATCATGCCCCCGCCGAACTGCTGCTCTACACCGGCGCAGCTCAATCGGGGCGCCCTTCGATGGGATCGTGGATCACCTACGGGCTCGGGTCCGAAAGCGAGAACCTGCCGGGCTTCGTGGTTCTCATCTCCAGTGGAGTCCAGCCGAACGGCGGGAACAAATCGTTCGGCAGCGGGTTTCTCCCCTCTGTCTTTCAGGGCGTGCAGTGCCGTTCGCAGGGCGATCCGGTGCTGTTCGTTTCCAATCCGGAAGGCATGGACCGCAACGTGCGTCGGATGAGCCTCGATGCTCTGCGGGACCTGAATGAATTACAGGCCGAGCGGCTCGGACATCCGGAAACGCAGACGCGGATTGCTCAATACGAGCTCGCGTTTCGCATGCAGGTTTCCGTGCCAGAAGTGATGGACATCGGGAGTGAAACCAAAGAGACGCTCGAAGCGTACGGAGCAGAACCGGGGGCGTCTTCACTGGCGAACAACTGTTTGCTCGCCCGGCGTCTCGTGGAGTCGGGCGTCCGGTTCGTGCAGCTGTTCGACTGGGGCTGGGACTATCACGGCACCTCGGCTGGATCGGGGATTGGCGATGGCCTCAAAGACAAATGCAAAACGATGGACAAGCCGGTCGCCGCGTTGATCAAGGATCTGAAGCAGCGGGGTCTGCTCGAAGACACGCTTGTGGTCTGGGGCGGCGAGTTCGGTCGCACGCCGTTTCGCGAAGGACGCACCGCGAAGAGCAAGATTCTCGGACGCGACCATTACCCGGACTGCTACACGATGTGGATGGCCGGTGGCGGCGTGAAGCCGGGATACAATCACGGGCAGACCGATGAACTCGGGTTCGGCGTCACCGAGAACAAGGTCCACATCCACGACTTCCAGGCCACCATCCTGCACCTGCTCGGCTTCAACCACGAACGCCTGACGTATCGCTTCCAGGGCCGCGACTACCGCCTGACCGACGTGCACGGCCACGTGGTGAAAGACATCCTCGCCTGA
- a CDS encoding DUF1553 domain-containing protein, translated as MKHFLLTLSVLAFCLSVRPAAAEDSPQIDFVTQIRPLLSNKCFHCHGPDEAERQGDLRLDTQSGAFGETASGLPAITPGDVDDSELFRRITSEDDSERMPPAGSGMELDEKSIALIRQWIEQGAEYKGHWSYQKPERPELPAVQNTDWPNNEIDRFVLARLERDGLKPQAEADKAALLRRVTLDLTGLPSTLEEAEEFLNDPSPQAYERVVDRLLDTSAYGEHWARMWLDLARYADSAGYADDPSRTIWLYRDYVIRSLNSNKPFDEFTIEQLAGDLLPNPTEDQLIATAFHRNTMTNNEGGTNDEEFRNAAIVDRVNTTFAVWMGTTMACAQCHTHKFDPISHQEYFELFAIFNNTADADKRDESPLLEWYSEETKQKKASWQAEIAELKKILSTPTEELKAEMAEWESRLQKPLEWTSPNVLILTGAKDVDIAGDQTISVPESGDRSTYQIELQPQESGQSLHAIQLQSRPEDGGAGHADGGNFVITRVTAAVVPDEGTAVPGRFVRIELPGKKQILSLAEVQVFSAGRNLGPEGKATQSTTSYDAPAAYAIDGNTDGNFDNKSVTHTETADNPWWEVDLGPLQPIDQVVVWNRTDNNLQSRLKNFRVSILDADRKSVWEQMEAKPPQNSTTFAASSSRPIPFSQAFADYEQEGFPAGNVLDVETKEKTGWAVGGKTAEPHTLTLTAEKPFTIGEGEKLVVTIEQQSKYDKHTLKRFRIVATEDDRAAELARIPDQLRTILQQRMEDRSPEDQQELTAFYVREIAPSLQKSRERLASLEASLEKLKPTTTVPVMRQLPEDQQRKAHIQIRGNFMVHGDEVSPGLPEVFEIPLEVEEPTRLDLAHWLVHPANPLTPRVIANRYWEKLFGLGLVTTSEEFGSQGELPTHPALLDWLATELLRLDWDLKAFVKTIVMSAAYRQTGAVTPELLEVDPDNRLITRGPRVRLSAEMIRDQALRISGLLSSKMYGPPVKPPQPDIGLKAAFGAGIDWVTSKGEDRYRRGLYTTWRRSNPYPSMAAFDAPNREVCTVRRDRTNTPLQAFVTLNDPAYVEAAQALGRRMASREGTIAEQLSHGFRLCLIREPSKAELDRLLNLFETVRTNYQNDLAAAKTFAEEPLGPLPEGADPAAMAAWTLVGNVLLNLDEVLMKP; from the coding sequence ATGAAGCATTTCCTCCTCACACTCAGTGTGCTCGCGTTCTGTCTGTCGGTTCGGCCGGCTGCTGCCGAGGATTCTCCGCAGATTGATTTCGTGACGCAGATTCGTCCGCTGCTCTCGAACAAATGCTTTCATTGTCACGGCCCCGATGAAGCCGAGCGTCAGGGCGATCTTCGACTCGATACTCAGAGCGGAGCTTTCGGCGAAACCGCGTCCGGTCTTCCCGCAATCACGCCGGGAGATGTCGATGACAGCGAACTGTTCCGACGCATCACCAGCGAGGACGATTCCGAACGGATGCCGCCCGCCGGCTCCGGCATGGAACTCGATGAGAAATCGATCGCGCTGATCCGGCAGTGGATCGAACAGGGAGCCGAGTACAAAGGGCACTGGTCGTATCAGAAGCCGGAACGCCCTGAACTCCCCGCGGTCCAAAACACCGACTGGCCGAACAACGAGATTGACCGGTTCGTGCTCGCCCGCCTCGAACGGGACGGTTTAAAACCGCAAGCCGAAGCCGACAAAGCCGCCCTGCTCCGTCGCGTGACGCTCGACCTGACGGGACTGCCGTCGACGCTGGAAGAAGCCGAAGAGTTTCTGAACGATCCGAGTCCACAGGCGTACGAACGGGTCGTCGATCGGCTGCTCGACACGTCCGCTTATGGCGAACACTGGGCACGGATGTGGCTCGATCTGGCCCGCTACGCCGACTCCGCCGGTTACGCCGATGACCCTTCGCGAACGATCTGGCTCTATCGCGATTACGTGATCCGCTCGCTCAATTCCAACAAGCCGTTCGATGAATTCACGATCGAACAGCTGGCCGGCGACCTGCTGCCGAATCCGACAGAAGACCAGCTGATCGCAACCGCGTTTCATCGCAACACGATGACCAACAATGAAGGGGGCACGAACGACGAAGAGTTCCGCAATGCGGCCATCGTCGACCGTGTGAATACGACCTTCGCCGTGTGGATGGGCACCACCATGGCCTGTGCACAATGCCATACGCACAAGTTCGACCCGATCAGCCATCAGGAGTATTTCGAGCTCTTCGCGATCTTCAACAACACCGCCGACGCCGACAAACGGGACGAGTCGCCGCTGCTCGAATGGTACTCGGAAGAGACAAAGCAGAAGAAAGCCAGCTGGCAGGCCGAGATTGCCGAGCTGAAGAAGATCCTGTCGACGCCAACCGAAGAGCTCAAAGCCGAGATGGCGGAATGGGAATCGCGTCTGCAGAAGCCACTGGAGTGGACCTCTCCGAATGTGCTGATTTTGACCGGCGCAAAGGATGTCGACATCGCCGGGGACCAGACGATTTCCGTCCCGGAATCGGGAGACCGGAGTACCTACCAGATCGAACTGCAGCCGCAGGAATCGGGGCAGTCGCTTCATGCCATTCAGCTCCAGTCACGCCCTGAAGATGGCGGAGCAGGACACGCGGACGGCGGGAACTTTGTCATCACCCGCGTGACGGCAGCCGTCGTTCCCGACGAAGGAACCGCTGTGCCGGGCCGGTTTGTGCGGATCGAGCTTCCGGGCAAAAAGCAGATTCTCTCGCTGGCCGAAGTGCAGGTCTTTTCCGCCGGTCGGAATCTCGGCCCCGAAGGCAAAGCGACGCAGAGCACCACCTCATACGATGCCCCGGCTGCCTACGCGATTGATGGCAATACCGACGGCAACTTCGACAATAAATCGGTGACGCATACCGAGACTGCCGACAATCCCTGGTGGGAAGTTGATCTTGGTCCGCTGCAGCCGATCGATCAGGTCGTGGTCTGGAATCGGACCGACAACAATCTGCAAAGCCGGCTGAAGAACTTCCGCGTGAGCATTCTCGATGCAGATCGAAAGTCCGTCTGGGAGCAGATGGAAGCGAAGCCGCCTCAGAACTCGACGACGTTCGCCGCGTCCTCCTCGCGACCGATCCCATTTTCACAGGCCTTTGCCGACTACGAACAGGAAGGCTTCCCGGCTGGGAATGTTCTTGATGTCGAGACTAAAGAGAAAACGGGCTGGGCCGTCGGCGGAAAAACAGCCGAGCCTCATACGCTGACGTTGACCGCGGAGAAGCCGTTTACGATCGGTGAGGGCGAGAAGCTGGTGGTCACCATCGAGCAGCAGTCGAAGTACGACAAGCACACCCTGAAACGATTTCGCATCGTGGCGACCGAGGATGATCGAGCAGCGGAGCTGGCTCGCATTCCCGATCAACTGCGAACGATTCTGCAGCAGCGAATGGAAGACCGCTCCCCTGAGGATCAACAGGAGTTGACGGCCTTCTACGTGCGAGAGATCGCACCGTCCCTGCAGAAATCGCGAGAGCGTCTCGCTTCTCTGGAAGCGTCGCTGGAGAAACTGAAGCCGACAACCACTGTTCCCGTCATGCGACAGTTGCCGGAGGATCAGCAGCGGAAGGCGCACATTCAGATTCGCGGCAACTTCATGGTCCACGGCGACGAGGTCTCGCCGGGGCTGCCCGAAGTCTTTGAGATTCCACTGGAAGTCGAGGAACCAACGCGACTCGATCTGGCTCACTGGCTCGTGCATCCGGCCAATCCGTTGACGCCGCGGGTGATTGCCAATCGGTACTGGGAGAAGTTGTTCGGCCTCGGGCTCGTCACCACCAGTGAGGAGTTTGGCTCCCAAGGAGAACTGCCGACGCACCCTGCTCTTCTCGACTGGCTGGCCACGGAATTGCTGCGACTCGACTGGGACCTGAAAGCGTTCGTGAAGACGATCGTCATGTCGGCTGCTTATCGGCAGACGGGAGCGGTTACTCCCGAGTTGCTGGAGGTTGACCCCGACAATCGACTGATAACACGCGGACCGCGCGTGCGGCTCTCCGCGGAAATGATTCGCGATCAGGCCCTCCGCATCAGTGGACTTCTCAGTTCGAAGATGTACGGCCCGCCGGTCAAACCGCCACAGCCAGATATCGGACTCAAGGCGGCTTTCGGAGCGGGAATCGACTGGGTGACCAGCAAAGGCGAAGACCGTTACCGCCGTGGACTTTACACGACCTGGCGACGATCCAACCCGTACCCGTCGATGGCCGCCTTCGATGCCCCGAACCGCGAGGTCTGCACCGTTCGCCGTGATCGCACGAACACCCCCCTGCAGGCGTTTGTGACCCTCAACGATCCCGCTTATGTCGAAGCAGCTCAGGCACTCGGACGTCGCATGGCTTCCCGGGAGGGAACGATTGCCGAGCAGTTATCACACGGATTCCGACTCTGTCTAATCCGCGAACCGAGCAAAGCGGAACTCGATCGTTTGCTGAATCTGTTCGAGACCGTGCGAACGAATTACCAGAACGATCTTGCAGCCGCGAAGACGTTTGCCGAAGAGCCGCTCGGTCCGCTTCCGGAAGGAGCCGATCCGGCTGCGATGGCGGCGTGGACGCTGGTCGGAAACGTCCTGTTGAATCTCGACGAAGTACTGATGAAGCCGTAA
- a CDS encoding ferritin-like domain-containing protein, giving the protein MTREVQQAAPRPSLRSSRQWDDYFARNEQELMPIPWEAGGELTDQERKAITSSIQGFQLGESSEGFHLSKCAQAWSERHADPDYYEAIKRFIREEQRHARDLGRFMEMADIPKVRQTWPDTVFRKLRHCANLELSIAVLVTAEIIAKVYYPALQQATASPVLRKLCDQIIQDEKPHVEFQCERLAILRRHRSRFTVVSRQALHRFFLFGTSLVVWHKHGRAMKAGGLGFAAFMRECSREFELARQLMDPAAYATEEAALTRFEKA; this is encoded by the coding sequence GTGACCCGCGAAGTTCAGCAAGCCGCCCCCCGTCCGTCTCTGCGAAGTTCCCGTCAGTGGGACGACTACTTCGCCCGCAACGAACAGGAACTGATGCCAATCCCCTGGGAAGCCGGCGGCGAGCTGACCGATCAGGAACGCAAAGCGATCACCAGTTCGATTCAGGGATTCCAGCTCGGCGAGAGCTCGGAAGGCTTTCACCTTTCGAAGTGTGCGCAAGCCTGGAGCGAACGCCACGCCGATCCCGATTATTACGAGGCGATCAAACGATTCATCCGCGAAGAGCAGCGGCACGCCCGCGATCTCGGCCGCTTCATGGAGATGGCCGACATCCCGAAAGTTCGCCAGACGTGGCCCGACACCGTGTTTCGCAAGCTCCGCCATTGCGCGAATCTGGAACTCTCGATCGCGGTCCTGGTGACAGCCGAGATCATCGCGAAGGTCTACTACCCCGCACTGCAGCAGGCGACCGCCTCGCCGGTGCTGCGAAAACTGTGCGATCAGATCATTCAGGATGAGAAGCCCCACGTTGAATTTCAGTGCGAACGTCTGGCCATTCTCCGGCGGCATCGCAGTCGCTTCACGGTTGTTTCGCGGCAGGCGCTGCATCGCTTCTTCCTGTTCGGCACCAGTCTGGTCGTCTGGCACAAACATGGCCGGGCGATGAAAGCGGGCGGCCTGGGGTTCGCCGCCTTCATGCGGGAATGCAGCCGGGAATTTGAACTCGCCCGCCAGCTGATGGATCCCGCCGCGTACGCGACCGAAGAGGCAGCCCTGACCCGGTTTGAGAAAGCCTGA
- a CDS encoding DUF1501 domain-containing protein, with product MSDYSIHHSYSRRQMLQRSSIGFGAMALSSLLHREAAASPLSRDLPERAGLKQLHHPPKAKHVIFCFMSGGVSHVDSFDPKPKLEELHGQPMPVTVQRTQFNNNGNVMASPFKYTQHGESGIPVSSMFPQIGAQADELAVIRSMTTPVNEHAQGNFFMHTGFPFMGYPSAGAWCAYGLGTENENLPGYVVLQSGDAVPPHGGVPLFSNGFLPAQHQGSILKADQREALTNIQPPDASTLQKQRLDFAQSFDQDFLATTGKDSQVEAAIRNYETAFRMQTAVPELCDISGETQVTHELYGLNSSDKELAAYGRQCLLARRLVERGVRFIELSCLNERVGAGNGPNPWDQHGDLEKGHRAMSNQVDQPIAGLIQDLRQRGLLDETLIVWAGEFGRTPFSQGSNGRDHNPFGFSIWMAGGGTKGGTIYGATDELGYHAVENRCEVYDLWATVLHQLGVNHEKLTYRYGGRDFRLTDVHGNVLNSVLA from the coding sequence ATGTCCGACTATTCGATCCACCACAGTTACTCCCGCCGCCAGATGCTGCAGCGGTCTTCGATTGGCTTTGGAGCGATGGCCCTGTCGAGCCTGCTGCATCGCGAGGCGGCAGCCAGTCCGCTCAGTCGCGATCTGCCGGAGCGAGCCGGGCTCAAGCAGCTGCATCATCCGCCAAAAGCGAAGCACGTGATCTTCTGCTTCATGTCGGGGGGCGTGTCGCATGTCGACTCGTTCGATCCGAAACCGAAGCTCGAAGAACTGCACGGCCAGCCGATGCCGGTCACGGTGCAGCGGACGCAGTTCAACAACAACGGCAACGTGATGGCCAGTCCGTTCAAGTACACGCAGCACGGCGAGAGCGGCATTCCGGTCAGCAGCATGTTCCCGCAGATCGGAGCCCAGGCCGATGAACTGGCCGTCATTCGTTCGATGACGACGCCGGTGAATGAACATGCTCAGGGCAACTTCTTCATGCACACCGGCTTCCCGTTCATGGGCTACCCGAGTGCGGGGGCCTGGTGCGCTTACGGACTCGGCACTGAGAACGAGAATCTGCCCGGCTACGTTGTTCTGCAGAGTGGCGATGCCGTCCCCCCGCATGGCGGGGTGCCGCTTTTCAGCAACGGCTTTCTCCCCGCTCAACATCAGGGTTCAATTCTGAAAGCCGACCAGCGGGAAGCTTTGACGAATATCCAGCCGCCCGATGCCTCGACCCTGCAGAAGCAGCGGCTCGATTTCGCGCAGTCGTTCGACCAGGACTTTCTCGCCACTACCGGAAAAGACTCGCAGGTTGAAGCGGCGATCCGCAACTACGAAACCGCCTTCCGCATGCAGACCGCCGTGCCGGAACTTTGCGACATCTCTGGCGAGACACAGGTGACGCACGAACTGTACGGGCTCAACTCGAGTGACAAGGAACTGGCCGCGTACGGGCGGCAATGTCTGCTGGCCCGCCGGCTCGTTGAACGGGGCGTCCGCTTCATTGAATTGAGCTGCCTGAACGAACGGGTCGGAGCCGGGAATGGGCCGAATCCCTGGGACCAGCACGGGGATCTCGAAAAGGGACATCGGGCCATGTCCAATCAGGTGGACCAGCCGATCGCCGGCCTCATTCAGGACCTGCGGCAACGCGGTCTGCTCGATGAAACGCTCATTGTCTGGGCCGGGGAGTTCGGTCGCACGCCGTTTTCACAGGGCAGCAACGGCCGCGATCATAACCCGTTCGGCTTCAGCATCTGGATGGCGGGCGGCGGTACCAAAGGGGGCACCATCTACGGAGCCACCGACGAACTCGGCTATCACGCCGTCGAAAACCGCTGCGAAGTCTACGACCTCTGGGCCACGGTCCTGCACCAGCTCGGCGTCAACCACGAGAAACTCACCTACCGCTACGGCGGCCGCGATTTCCGCCTGACCGACGTGCACGGAAACGTGCTGAATTCGGTGCTGGCGTAG